In Nymphaea colorata isolate Beijing-Zhang1983 chromosome 3, ASM883128v2, whole genome shotgun sequence, a genomic segment contains:
- the LOC116249664 gene encoding LRR receptor-like serine/threonine-protein kinase ERECTA, which translates to MGGGTRATATVASFLDVLILLSLTTMSTAILDPLDFLALQSIRKSLEDMPGSTFFSSWDFTSDPCTFSGVLCDTEAQPNKVVALNLGDARAGSPGLIGRLDPSIGRLSSLAELTVVPGRVFGTIPDSIGQCKQLQFLGISRNYLSGPIPDALAGLSRLQTLDLSYNLLSGAIPAGLGSLPLLANLIFSRNKLSGRIPPISSPALTRLDLRRNLLTGPLPQRLPPSITYLSLSWNNLSGNVDRVLSRLQRLNYLDLSMNRFTGSIPAAMFGFPITSLQLQRNLFTGEVAPLDQVTIPTVDLSYNLFTGHISPLFSSVQNLYLNNNRFTGQVPGSFVDRLLSSGIQILYLQHNYLTGIELNPTSAIPLTTSLCIQYNCMIPPSQATCPLKAGTQKTRPTSQCIRLRG; encoded by the coding sequence ATGGGTGGGGGTACCAGAGCCACCGCCACCGTGGCGTCGTTCCTGGATGTTCTCATACTTCTCAGCCTCACCACCATGAGCACGGCCATCTTGGACCCGCTCGACTTCCTGGCTCTTCAGTCAATCCGGAAAAGCTTGGAAGACATGCCGGGCTCCACATTCTTCTCCTCGTGGGACTTCACCTCCGACCCCTGCACTTTCTCTGGGGTGCTTTGCGACACGGAGGCGCAGCCCAACAAGGTGGTGGCGCTGAACCTAGGGGATGCGAGAGCCGGCTCCCCTGGTCTAATAGGGAGGCTGGACCCTTCCATCGGTCGCCTCTCCTCGCTGGCGGAGTTGACGGTGGTTCCCGGCCGCGTTTTTGGGACTATTCCGGACAGTATCGGCCAATGCAAGCAGCTCCAGTTCCTGGGCATCAGCAGGAACTATCTCTCCGGCCCCATCCCCGACGCGCTCGCCGGGCTGAGCAGGCTGCAGACCCTGGACCTGAGCTACAACCTCCTGAGCGGGGCCATCCCGGCAGGGCTGGGCTCCCTGCCCCTGCTCGCCAATCTCATCTTCTCCCGCAACAAGTTGTCTGGACGGATACCTCCTATCTCCTCTCCCGCACTGACCCGCCTCGATCTCAGGCGCAACCTGCTCACCGGGCCCCTTCCCCAGCGCCTTCCCCCCTCTATCACTTACCTCTCCCTCTCCTGGAACAATCTCTCCGGCAACGTCGACCGCGTCCTCAGCCGGCTGCAGAGGCTCAACTACCTGGACCTGAGCATGAACAGGTTCACCGGCAGCATTCCTGCCGCCATGTTCGGATTCCCCATCACGTCCTTGCAGCTGCAGAGGAACCTCTTCACGGGGGAGGTAGCCCCCTTGGACCAGGTGACGATCCCCACCGTGGACCTGAGCTACAACCTCTTCACGGGCCACATCTCTCCCCTCTTCTCCTCTGTTCAGAACCTCTACCTCAACAACAATCGGTTCACCGGCCAGGTCCCCGGAAGTTTCGTCGACAGGTTGCTTTCCTCCGGCATCCAGATTCTATACCTGCAGCACAACTATCTGACGGGGATAGAGCTGAACCCGACCTCTGCCATTCCCCTCACCACTTCCCTCTGCATTCAGTACAACTGCATGATCCCTCCCAGCCAGGCGACATGCCCTCTCAAAGCAGGTACACAGAAGACGCGACCTACTTCGCAGTGCATCCGACTCCGCGGCTGA
- the LOC116249712 gene encoding uncharacterized protein LOC116249712, producing MAKKKVAKASSNDGREEPKGRSPLNSEDHQTANNLKSLNDLLVRQTMELRQQVAGLEKLKEKLEYDISQAEERAQVLMFERDSSIQKQMDSEEERRISSAILDIERMLGATIISAQVSQYSQENDRWERELLSYLQEAREQQEALQHSWRIEKEGLENAISSKEAKIAEMIELCRSIDRSWKLEKTVLEKTICSQETKISEIVKLKEAIEESRKTETEELRRTISALESETRRMVGINEESKKIIGQRDLTIVELLNDVARLKEKVLEVEESRNDLLHTNYRMLTELQQSNDGFSRARSDNEELNTMVLKLKGEIKVKDAQLKSLKEEMVLLEGRAAEWMKGYEGASALGEKVLCKLRRTAEMLMTSESGELMTTAWTGEEEDDHEGFWSYKKELKTICGAFKKETEKVHEMAQKIDSMTAELLESENRRRSMNMWHALLSTLTGAGAALTVALVAKLRS from the coding sequence ATGGCCAAGAAGAAGGTCGCAAAGGCATCGAGCAATGACGGACGAGAGGAGCCCAAGGGCAGGTCTCCTCTCAACAGTGAAGACCATCAGACTGCCAACAACCTCAAATCTCTGAATGACCTCCTCGTCAGACAGACGATGGAGCTCAGGCAACAGGTAGCCGGGCTGGAGAAGTTGAAGGAAAAGCTCGAGTATGATATCTCGCAGGCAGAGGAGAGAGCCCAAGTGTTGATGTTCGAGAGGGACTCCTCCATTCAGAAGCAGATGGACTCAGAAGAAGAACGTCGCATCTCTTCTGCCATTCTCGACATAGAGAGAATGCTGGGCGCCACTATCATCTCCGCCCAGGTATCCCAATACAGCCAGGAGAATGACAGATGGGAGAGAGAGCTCCTGTCTTATCTGCAGGAAGCGCGAGAACAGCAGGAAGCGCTCCAACACTCGTGGAGGATAGAGAAAGAAGGACTCGAGAATGCCATCTCCAGCAAAGAAGCCAAGATCGCAGAGATGATTGAACTGTGTCGGTCAATCGACAGGTCATGGAAGCTGGAGAAGACGGTGCTCGAGAAGACCATCTGCTCTCAGGAAACCAAGATTTCCGAGATCGTCAAGTTGAAAGAGGCCATTGAAGAGTCTCGGAAGACTGAGACAGAGGAGTTGCGGCGGACCATATCCGCCCTCGAATCCGAAACCCGCAGGATGGTCGGGATAAACgaggaaagcaagaaaatcaTCGGCCAGAGGGACCTCACGATAGTGGAGCTACTGAATGATGTGGCAAGGCTGAAAGAGAAAGTTCTGGAAGTGGAGGAGTCTCGTAATGATTTGTTGCACACCAATTATCGGATGCTTACGGAACTGCAGCAGTCCAACGATGGCTTTTCGAGGGCCAGGAGCGACAACGAGGAACTGAACACGATGGTTCTGAAGCTCAAAGGTGAGATAAAAGTAAAAGATGCGCAGCTCAAGTCGTTGAAAGAAGAGATGGTCTTGCTTGAGGGCAGGGCAGCAGAATGGATGAAGGGGTATGAGGGTGCAAGCGCCTTAGGGGAGAAGGTGTTGTGCAAACTGCGGAGGACGGCGGAGATGCTGATGACCTCCGAAAGTGGAGAATTAATGACAACTGCGTGGAcgggagaggaagaagatgatcatGAAGGTTTCTGGAGCTACAAAAAGGAGCTGAAGACCATCTGTGGGGCTTTCAAGAAGGAGACAGAGAAAGTGCACGAGATGGCGCAGAAAATCGACAGCATGACGGCTGAGTTGCTGGAATCTGAAAACAGGAGGAGAAGTATGAATATGTGGCACGCTCTACTATCAACACTCACGGGCGCCGGCGCTGCACTTACCGTTGCTTTAGTCGCCAAATTGCGTtcgtga
- the LOC116250569 gene encoding uncharacterized protein LOC116250569: MPPRRLLFRGFQTRIKFPRSRTGFEEILCGKKSSCFSFPPWRRRPFAGHRHKLILFHRRKRGVKISRRPPSPCLRHPLSPQPHFFRRHHRRSGDEGNMASSSFRIGVRVLLLLLLLLLLFYVGRPLYWKLSATFHEIRQKSVKDGLSHIVTEAQKSIGWYHDESDVGGVAKSGRANAATTSRRRRLLYAPSF, from the exons ATGCCTCCTCGCAGACTTCTTTTCCGCGGATTTCAAACGCGGATAAAGTTTCCTCGGAGCCGGACCGGATTCGAGGAAATTTTGTGTGGGAAAAAGTCGTCGTGCTTCAGCTTCCCTCCGTGGCGAAGGCGACCGTTTGCAGGACACCGTCACAAACTTATCCTTTTCCATCGTCGCAAGAGAGGGGTGAAGATTTCCCGCCGGCCGCCGTCGCCTTGTCTCCGGCATCCACTGTCCCCTCAGCCTCACTTTTTCCGGCGTCACcacag GAGAAGTGGGGACGAAGGAAACATGGCTTCGTCATCATTCAGAATTGGCGTCCGCGTGTTATTGTTACTCCTGCTGCTGCTCCTCCTCTTTTACGTGGGCCGACCCCTCTACTGGAAGCTTTCCGCTACTTTCCACGAGATCCGCCAGAAATCCGTCAAGGATG GGTTGTCGCACATTGTGACGGAAGCTCAAAAGTCGATCGGTTGGTACCACGACGAGTCTGATGTGGGAGGAGTCGCCAAGTCTGGTAGGGCTAACGCCGCAACCACCAGTCGCAGAAGGCGCCTCCTCTACGCGCCCTCCTTCTAA